Proteins from one Streptomyces sp. NBC_00390 genomic window:
- a CDS encoding ArsR/SmtB family transcription factor has product MTDDRLSLVFSALADPTRRDIVARLAAGDATVNELAEPYDVTVQAVSKHIKVLQDAGLVSRSRDAQRRPCHLEAEVFDLMTKWIERYRREAEDRFRRLDALLEQMGEQPATGTPTKEAAS; this is encoded by the coding sequence GTGACCGACGACCGGCTGTCGCTGGTGTTCTCCGCACTGGCTGACCCCACGCGCCGCGACATCGTGGCCCGGCTCGCCGCCGGGGACGCCACGGTCAACGAACTGGCCGAGCCGTACGACGTCACGGTGCAGGCCGTGTCCAAGCACATCAAGGTCCTGCAGGACGCCGGTCTGGTCAGTCGCAGCAGAGACGCCCAGCGGCGGCCCTGCCACCTCGAGGCAGAGGTCTTCGACCTGATGACGAAGTGGATCGAGCGTTATCGGCGTGAGGCGGAGGACCGTTTCCGCCGTCTCGATGCCCTCCTTGAACAGATGGGCGAGCAGCCGGCGACGGGCACCCCGACGAAAGAGGCGGCATCATGA
- a CDS encoding DUF5685 family protein — translation MRTEWMAHLCGLCLALRGEYGQFARVATNYDGLIVSVLTEAQSERTGDWRRGAGPCPLRGMRSADVAQGEGARLAATVSLVLAAAKVRDHVADGDGLLGRRPVTLAARRIAHGWDRAGAAGGERLGFDTAVLLGAVERQSEIERLTGPGDSLLTVTEPTETATAAAFAHTAVLADRPGNAEPLAEAGRLFGRLAHLLDAVEDLDADEATGAWNPITVTGADRTEVRRLCDDAVHGIRLALSDAEFVDGRLARALLGGELERAVDRVFDPRHRHHHRHQAQGPRMLPWLGRRTATETLSGTGTGTDCGVGALTGAAPAGASMASGRPSEGQCRRCGQWRQLCRDCRLCFNCCSCNEDAGQDDGEPWQFGDGNRNGGSRQDGSGGDGWFGGPSGGNSGGASGGSGGGGRGSGGSGGGSGDGCCGGGGCCNPCKCCCDCCD, via the coding sequence ATGCGTACCGAGTGGATGGCGCATCTGTGCGGGCTGTGTCTGGCGCTGCGTGGCGAGTACGGGCAGTTCGCACGGGTGGCCACCAACTACGACGGCCTGATCGTCTCGGTGCTGACCGAGGCGCAGTCGGAGCGTACCGGCGACTGGCGGCGAGGCGCCGGTCCGTGTCCGCTGCGCGGGATGCGGTCGGCGGACGTGGCGCAGGGCGAGGGCGCCCGGCTGGCGGCGACGGTGTCGCTGGTGCTGGCCGCGGCGAAAGTACGTGACCATGTCGCCGACGGCGACGGCCTGTTGGGCCGCCGCCCGGTAACGCTGGCGGCGCGGCGGATCGCCCACGGCTGGGACCGTGCGGGTGCCGCGGGCGGCGAACGGCTCGGCTTCGACACCGCGGTGCTGCTCGGCGCGGTCGAACGGCAGTCGGAGATCGAACGGCTGACCGGCCCCGGCGACTCGCTGCTGACGGTCACGGAACCTACGGAGACGGCGACCGCCGCCGCCTTCGCGCACACCGCGGTGCTCGCCGACCGCCCGGGAAACGCCGAGCCGCTGGCGGAGGCCGGCCGTCTGTTCGGTCGGCTGGCGCATCTGCTCGACGCGGTGGAGGATCTGGACGCGGACGAGGCGACCGGCGCGTGGAACCCGATCACCGTGACCGGCGCCGACCGCACCGAGGTGCGTCGGCTCTGCGACGACGCAGTCCATGGGATCCGACTCGCCTTGTCCGACGCCGAGTTCGTCGACGGGCGGCTGGCACGGGCGCTGCTGGGCGGCGAGTTGGAGCGTGCTGTCGACCGCGTCTTCGACCCCCGGCATCGTCACCACCACCGCCACCAGGCACAGGGCCCGCGCATGCTGCCCTGGCTGGGACGCCGTACGGCGACGGAAACGCTCTCGGGGACCGGCACGGGCACGGACTGCGGCGTCGGGGCGCTCACGGGCGCGGCCCCGGCGGGCGCCTCGATGGCGTCGGGCCGGCCCTCGGAGGGGCAGTGCCGGCGGTGTGGCCAGTGGCGCCAGTTGTGCCGCGATTGCAGGTTGTGCTTCAACTGCTGCTCCTGCAACGAGGACGCCGGCCAGGATGACGGAGAGCCCTGGCAGTTCGGCGACGGCAACCGTAACGGCGGCTCTCGCCAGGACGGTTCCGGGGGTGACGGCTGGTTCGGCGGACCAAGCGGCGGCAATTCGGGCGGCGCCTCCGGCGGTTCGGGCGGGGGCGGTCGGGGGTCGGGTGGTTCCGGTGGTGGCTCGGGTGACGGCTGCTGCGGTGGCGGGGGCTGCTGCAACCCGTGCAAGTGCTGTTGCGACTGCTGCGACTGA
- a CDS encoding SRPBCC family protein, with protein MSTTDTPHRNETRIEADPNLPTILIIREFDAPPERVFRAYTDPDLVVQWLGPRRLTMRIDHYDACSGGSYRYVHRDDDGTEYGFHGVFHEVRPNERIVQTFTYEGFPDGVSLETAVFEDLGGRTRVTGKSLMDSIEARDSMLTSGMDHGVREGHERLDELIGGQQNNSVDRHTETGS; from the coding sequence ATGAGCACCACCGACACGCCCCACCGCAACGAGACGCGGATCGAGGCCGACCCCAATCTGCCCACCATCCTGATCATCCGAGAGTTCGACGCCCCGCCGGAGCGCGTGTTCCGGGCATACACCGACCCCGATCTGGTCGTCCAGTGGCTCGGCCCGCGTCGGCTCACGATGCGGATCGACCACTACGACGCGTGCAGCGGTGGCTCCTATCGTTATGTGCATCGCGACGACGACGGAACCGAGTACGGCTTCCACGGTGTGTTCCACGAGGTGCGCCCCAACGAGCGCATCGTGCAGACCTTCACCTACGAGGGCTTTCCTGACGGCGTCAGCCTGGAGACGGCCGTCTTCGAGGACCTCGGTGGCCGCACCCGGGTCACCGGCAAGTCGCTCATGGACTCCATAGAAGCCCGCGATTCGATGCTCACGAGCGGCATGGACCACGGCGTCCGCGAAGGCCACGAGCGGCTTGACGAGCTGATCGGCGGTCAACAGAACAACAGCGTCGACCGACACACCGAGACGGGATCTTGA
- a CDS encoding TIGR03086 family metal-binding protein: MARTAADEHRTAARAFTDRVRGTDPETWDNPAPCEGWAARDVVRHLVEWFPAFLKAGAGVELPKGPSVDDDPVAAWATHRDGVQALLDDPATAHKLLSNPHIGEIPLDQAVDRFYTADVFMHTWDLARATGQDEHLDPAKCAQLLDGLLPLDDVLRASGQYGPRVEVPESADVQTRLLAFIGRKP, from the coding sequence ATGGCGAGAACAGCAGCCGACGAGCACCGCACCGCGGCACGCGCATTCACCGACCGCGTACGCGGCACGGATCCAGAGACATGGGACAACCCGGCGCCGTGCGAGGGATGGGCCGCCCGGGACGTCGTCCGTCACCTCGTCGAGTGGTTCCCCGCCTTCCTCAAAGCCGGCGCCGGAGTCGAACTGCCGAAAGGACCCTCGGTGGACGACGACCCGGTGGCCGCCTGGGCGACGCACCGCGATGGAGTGCAGGCCCTCCTCGACGATCCAGCTACCGCACACAAGCTGCTGTCGAACCCGCACATCGGAGAGATCCCACTGGACCAGGCGGTCGACCGGTTCTACACCGCCGACGTCTTCATGCACACCTGGGACCTGGCACGGGCCACCGGCCAGGACGAACACCTCGATCCCGCCAAATGCGCCCAGTTGCTCGACGGGTTGCTGCCGCTCGACGACGTGCTCCGTGCGAGCGGGCAGTACGGACCGCGGGTCGAGGTGCCGGAGAGCGCCGACGTCCAGACTCGCCTGCTCGCCTTCATCGGCCGCAAGCCCTGA
- a CDS encoding DEAD/DEAH box helicase family protein, whose amino-acid sequence MATGSGKTYTAAVSMLDLHRHGRVLMMLPTLDLLVQAAEAWRRVGHRSPMVAVCSIEKDEVLDRLGVRTTTNPIQLALWAGSGPVIVLATYASLVDRTDLNDPSGERRVRGPLEAALADGDALYGQKMAPFDAAVIDEAHGTAGDLGKP is encoded by the coding sequence ATGGCCACCGGATCAGGCAAGACGTACACCGCTGCCGTCTCCATGCTGGATCTGCACCGGCACGGGCGGGTCCTGATGATGCTTCCGACGCTCGATCTCCTCGTGCAGGCCGCCGAGGCGTGGCGCAGGGTCGGCCACAGGAGCCCGATGGTCGCGGTGTGCTCGATCGAGAAGGACGAGGTCCTGGACCGGCTTGGGGTGCGGACGACGACGAATCCCATTCAGCTGGCGCTGTGGGCCGGATCGGGGCCGGTGATCGTGCTGGCGACGTACGCGTCGCTGGTCGACCGGACCGACCTCAACGATCCGTCCGGCGAGCGGAGGGTCCGCGGCCCGCTGGAGGCCGCGCTGGCCGACGGGGACGCGTTGTACGGGCAGAAGATGGCGCCGTTCGACGCCGCGGTGATCGACGAGGCGCACGGCACTGCAGGTGACCTGGGGAAACCGTGA
- a CDS encoding GntR family transcriptional regulator, whose product MGHIVVDQQRKGQTDFHRRFTRHLRIRGTLIGESGSPAERIAGGLALAIHQGLICGGERLPSQTKLMDSYQVAMGTAAAALAMLSAAGLSRGEPGRGTFAVDLDRARPMPVLEVMAAASLCRQVAAASFPPGAVPTVGVGGDPEWNTEHAHEKSAPPRQVDVSALAALDRHIVRWMSEAFLAAARRLVASGRSESDEHLLAAARSLLDEGAAGQGQPPIAVHGMRSPDGEEVAVRIWPERGLPADPHGPL is encoded by the coding sequence ATGGGTCACATCGTGGTTGACCAGCAGCGGAAGGGGCAAACCGATTTTCATCGGCGCTTCACCCGCCACTTGCGCATCAGGGGCACTCTGATTGGTGAGAGCGGGTCTCCTGCGGAGCGGATTGCTGGTGGTCTGGCTCTGGCGATCCATCAGGGTCTGATCTGTGGTGGCGAACGGCTGCCGTCTCAGACGAAGTTGATGGACTCCTACCAGGTGGCCATGGGCACCGCCGCGGCCGCACTGGCGATGCTGTCGGCGGCCGGTCTGAGCCGGGGTGAGCCGGGGCGTGGGACGTTCGCGGTGGACCTGGACCGTGCGCGGCCGATGCCAGTGCTGGAGGTGATGGCAGCGGCGTCCCTCTGCCGCCAGGTTGCCGCCGCCTCGTTCCCACCGGGCGCCGTTCCGACCGTTGGCGTCGGTGGCGACCCGGAGTGGAACACCGAGCACGCACACGAGAAGTCGGCGCCGCCCCGGCAGGTCGACGTCTCCGCCCTGGCGGCCCTGGACCGGCACATCGTGCGGTGGATGAGCGAGGCCTTCCTCGCGGCCGCGCGCCGCCTGGTCGCCTCCGGGCGCAGCGAGTCGGACGAACATCTGCTCGCGGCCGCGCGGTCACTCCTCGACGAGGGGGCCGCTGGCCAGGGCCAGCCGCCGATCGCCGTGCACGGGATGCGGAGTCCTGATGGTGAGGAGGTGGCGGTGCGGATCTGGCCGGAGCGCGGTTTGCCCGCCGATCCGCATGGTCCCCTGTAA